TAGCTTTTTTTAATATAGTCCTTTCTATCTTCAAATCTACCTTACTCTTATTATCATTTGTTATTCTTAAATCTCTAAAATGTGCAATCCATTTTAGATTTGGAAATATTTCTTTGAGAATTAATCCTAATATATGATCGGCTAATGGTGAGTATGATGTAAAAATATATTCTATATTATATTTTTTAATATAGAATATAGAATAATATATTGCTTGAATTATATAAAATAAATTACCTTCATATAAAATTGATAAATGCGAATTCAATATTGACTCTTTATGTTTAATATCGTTTTTTTCTTTTTTTGAATAGATATTACTTGCTTTGAATAGTTTACTTTTCAAAACATTAAATATTTTTAAAATGTATTTACCGTCTATATTATAGCATTTTTTGTCTGCTCTAATTTCACTATAGCACGAATAATCTTTGTTCAACCCACAGCCTGCAGTTGATATAATATAGACATTCCAATTGTTTTCTAAAAAACCTTTTGCGATCTTATAATTTCCAATACTACCTACAGCTTTTACAGGTGGAAAATAGTAATTAATAAAAAGAATACTGTTTTTATTCATCTGAAACCCGATCTTGGATATAATTGCAAATCAATTTACCAGCCTTACCGTCTCCATAAATATTGGTAAAAGTGTTTAATGATAGCTGACTGTAAAACTTTTCAAAATATCTGTCACTGTCATTAACTACTTTCACTATCTTATCCTTATCAGCTCCAACTAACACATTCGCACCAATTTCAACCAACTCTACCCACTCTGTTTCATCTCTTAATGTAATACATGGCTTTTTAAAAAAGTAAGCTTCTTTTTGAAGTCCCCCACTATCTGTAATAACTAATTCACAATTATCAAGAAGCCAGATCATTTCTAAATATCCTATTGGATCAATTATAGTGATAGAATTTAGAGGTAGCGATAATTTTTCTAATTTTTGTTTTGTTCTTGGATGAAGAGGCAAAACAATTTGAGTATCTTTTGCAATTTTTTCTAATGCTTCAAATATATTTTTTAGTCTTTCAGGATTATCGGTATTTTCGGCTCTGTGAATTGTACATAATATAAAGGATGAATGGGTTAATGAGTGAATGGGTAGATGATTTGGTGGTTTAGCAAATTGCTTGTAATATAATGCTACATCTAACATTACATCACCTACATTAACTATTCTTTGTTTATTTCCTGATGCAGTTATAAATGGAAATCCCTCTTTTTTTAGATTTTCTACTGCTGTATCTGTTGGACAAAACAGTATATCACTTACTCTATCTGTAAGTATTC
This portion of the Hippea jasoniae genome encodes:
- the wecB gene encoding non-hydrolyzing UDP-N-acetylglucosamine 2-epimerase, translated to MKILTILGARPQFIKAGAVSRAIKEYNEQLTNHKSLITEIIVHTGQHYDANMSDIFFEEMKIPKPDYYLGIGGKSHGAMTGQMIEKIEEVTLKEKPDWIMVYGDTNSTLAGAIVASKLHIKLAHVEAGLRSFNMKMPEEVNRILTDRVSDILFCPTDTAVENLKKEGFPFITASGNKQRIVNVGDVMLDVALYYKQFAKPPNHLPIHSLTHSSFILCTIHRAENTDNPERLKNIFEALEKIAKDTQIVLPLHPRTKQKLEKLSLPLNSITIIDPIGYLEMIWLLDNCELVITDSGGLQKEAYFFKKPCITLRDETEWVELVEIGANVLVGADKDKIVKVVNDSDRYFEKFYSQLSLNTFTNIYGDGKAGKLICNYIQDRVSDE